GGAAATCTATGAATCCGGGAAACTATGTCGAAGTGAGGAGAAATCGTACGGTTCCATGGATAAAACATTACGATACGGTGTCGTGCATGAGCGTTGATACCGATCAGGGCTTGTTGTATTCAGGTTCCTGGGATAGAACTTTCAAGGTGTGGAGAATCTCGGATTCTAAGTGCTTGGAATCTGTACACGCGCATGATGATGCTATCAATTCGGTGGAGATCGGGTTTTACGGCTTGTTTTTCACTGGTTCCGCCGACGGTAGTGTGAAGGTGTGGCGGAGGGAGTTGATGGGAAAGTACACGAAGCATGTCCTggtggagacgttgctgaagcaaGAACACGCGGTGACGTCGCTGGCGGTGAACCATGTCGCCGGGTCTGTGTACGCGGGGTCTTCCGACGGGCTGGTAAGATTTTGGGACCGGGGGAAGCGCTCCATGTCATTCAGCGGCGTTTTGAGGGGACACAAGATTGCGGTTCTGTGTTTGGCTATGGCGGGGAACTTGGTGCTGAGTGGATCGGCGGATAGCAACGTATGCGTGTGGCTAAGGGAAGTAGGTGGAGTTCACACGTGCATGGCGGTGTTGACGGGGCATGGTGGGCCTGTGAAGTGCCTTGCGGTGAAGAAGGACACGGCGGCTGCGGAGACATCGGCGGAGGACGAGGGTAAGCTGTGGATTGTGTATAGCGGGAGCTTAGACAAGAGTGTGAAGGTTTGGAGGGTTACCGAGCATGCCTCAGTTAGCTTGAAGGAACCACAAGAAGAATAAGGGAAGGGAGTCCAACCAACGCGCCGCCGTCAAAGCCGGTGCTGGAGATGTGTTTTCGAGTGGAAGGCAAGGCACGGAAGATTGGGTGGTGGCGGAGGTTTGAGCACTCGGGCTCACAATTAAATGAGGCAATAGAAGTTAATGGCCGTCCAACACGAACATGTTCAGAAATTGAATAGAACTTGAAAATCTTAAAATTCAAGTAAAAATTTGGAGGCCAtttgttattaaaaaaaataagaaaaagaaaatattttagagCATGTtggtttaatttttaattagaaattttgaaaaattaggcgatgaataatataatatatatacatatataattatttattatttctaTGAATATCTTATAAACATGTCCAACATATGCATGTGTGTTTAATGTTGCAATAATTTCCACCACAATTAGTAATTAGACTAACCATGTatgaaattgaaaaataaataaaggaaCAGTTTAGTTAAAATCGGTTATTTGAATTTCGAATTTAATTAATGGATAGgcaaaaaaacttgtgtgagacggtctcacgagtcgtattttgtgagacagaactcttatttggatcattcatgaaaaaatattactttttatgctaagagtattatttttattgtgaatatcagtagggttgatccgtctcacagaaaaatattcgtgaaaccgtctcactaGAGACCTAGTCTAATGGATATACATATGTTATATTAATTTCGCCATTTAATCAACAACTTTAGCTACTCCAATATTCCAATTCTTCCCAACAATATTACTAGATAATAAACAACATAAAATTACTTTTATgtcaaaagtaatactttttattataaatatagacaAAGTTAATCCGTTTTACGAATAAAGATCCGTAAAATCGTCTTACCAAAGACATAATCTGTTCTTTTTTTGTACAACCAACATGCAATTTGTTCCTAATGTTCCAAGGCTTACTTTTCCGAATATGATTCTGTTGGTATATTCGAATGACTCTCAAGTTCTGGACCAATAACAGTTAGTCCAATGGTTGCGGGCTTGGGCCGTGAACAATCAGTTGGACAGTTGGTAGAGCCGTGGAGTCTGTATACTCAGGATAAAGACTGATATATATGGTTGGATCCCAACAGCAGAAACACAAGGGCTTTGAGATATATCGGGGAGGACTTTGCATATAGAAACGGAGGGGTTGGAGAAAAGTTTTGAGGGATCAATCTCAATTGTAATTTCAACTTAGTTTCTTGGGCGATGCACTTGTAAAACTCTCTGTTATTCTAATAAAGAAAGCTGCTCCTTTTTCTTGCCGTGGACGTAGGCTATCTAATAGCTGAACCACGTAATTCGATTGTCTTCTTTGCTGTGATTCTTTACTATCTTGATCAACTGTGATTGCGTGAATTGTATGCTGTGATCGTTGctcaataaaactaacaattggcgccgtctgtgggaagcgAAGCCACGATCACCAAGAACATGGGTTCTATGAAACTTGATATCGAGAAGTTTTCAGGAAACAATGACTTCGGTCTTTGGAGAATCAAGATGAAAGCCATTCTAGTTCAGCAAGGATTGATAGACGCACTAAAAGGCGAATATGCAATACCAGGTGATTCGAAAGAAAAGGTACAAATCCTCGCCAAAGCCCAAAGTGCTATCATCTTGTGCCTTGGAGACAAACCGCTAAGGGAAGTGTCAAGAGAAGCCACGGCTGCCAGCATGTGGAATAAACTTGAAAACATGTACATGACTAAATCCTTGGCCAACCGCCTATACATGAAACATCGTTTATATGCATTCAAGATTGGGGATGAAAAAGGTGTATCGGCTCAGATTGATGAATTCATCAAAATATTGGATGATCTTGAGAATATAGATGTTAAGATGGAAGATGAGGATAAGGCTCTAATCTTGTTAAACTCTCTTCCAAGCTCATATGAAAATTTGCGGGATGCCATGCTATATGGCAGGGAAAATACTATATCTCTTGAAGAAGTCCAGGCGGCTGTACAAGCCAAGGAATTACAGAAGAAGACCCAATCAAATGGCAATACTCTAGGTGAAAGTCTTTCCATCCGAGGGAGAAATAATATGAGACCCTCAAAATCAAACAAAAATCGATCAAGATCCAAAATCAAAGCTAGATACAGATGTTTTCTATGCCACTAAGAAGGGCACTTTAAAAGAAACTGTCCTGATAGAAGAAATCATTCACAAGAAAGACCAAAGGACAATGCTGAAGCCGCTGTGGCATGTGATGGCTATGAGTCTGCTGAAGTACTCTCTATTACAGAACAAAGTATTTGCAACGATTGGATACTTGATTCGGGATGCTCATTTCATATGTGCCCTACCAGATCATGGTTTGAAACTTTAACAGAAGTAAAAGAAGGTTTGGTATTACTAGGAAATGATATATCATGCAAGGTGAGGGGCATTGGTGCCATAAGACTCAAGATGCATGATGGTATGGAAAGAATTCTAAGTGATGTAAGATATGTCCCCGATCTTAAAAGAAACCTGATTTCTCTAGGAACACTTGATTCAAGTGGATACACATATAAGGCAGAAGGTGGCATACTCAAGATACAAAAAGGGTCATTAGTGATTATGAAAGGACTCAAAAAGAACTCCCTGTACATACTTCAAGGATCTACAGCAGTAGGCATATCTGCTGTGACTCAAACCAAGAGGGATGTAACAAAACTCTGGCACCTCAGGCTAGGACACGTAAGTGAACAAGGACTAGCTCAC
This genomic stretch from Primulina eburnea isolate SZY01 unplaced genomic scaffold, ASM2296580v1 ctg3_ERROPOS2889059, whole genome shotgun sequence harbors:
- the LOC140821070 gene encoding protein JINGUBANG-like, translating into MAIRDINGAETSDGRKMDLRRGKLGALMYSDRFFAQDHEFNIHSSRRSSNVSSSFPPSNNSTMCYSDRNSVDSSPCTEMSPRSQPSPYVKSPWTQYQFSGEQGKNEVGSYGLLGSLYREEGHIYSLAASGDLLYTGSQSKNVRVWKDFQDFSGFKSSSGLVKAIVVCGDKIFTGHQDGKIRVWSSFGDKRSTPKRVGNFPTTRDLLRKSMNPGNYVEVRRNRTVPWIKHYDTVSCMSVDTDQGLLYSGSWDRTFKVWRISDSKCLESVHAHDDAINSVEIGFYGLFFTGSADGSVKVWRRELMGKYTKHVLVETLLKQEHAVTSLAVNHVAGSVYAGSSDGLVRFWDRGKRSMSFSGVLRGHKIAVLCLAMAGNLVLSGSADSNVCVWLREVGGVHTCMAVLTGHGGPVKCLAVKKDTAAAETSAEDEGKLWIVYSGSLDKSVKVWRVTEHASVSLKEPQEE